A single genomic interval of Rosistilla ulvae harbors:
- a CDS encoding Gfo/Idh/MocA family protein codes for MFDRRQFIASSVATTVAATAAQSQASAADADKPVKVGVMGLSRGMSLATDLAKMDGVEIKYICDVDSTRLASGAEKLGKIAGTSPEAITDFRKILDDKEVDALICAAPNHWHGPATIMACKAGKHVYVEKPASHNAQEGEWMIEAAEKYNRVVQVGTQRRSAPEMIQAMEKLQSGAIGKVFLSRGYYVNQRGSIGKVEPSAPPENLDYALWEGPAPHREYKSNVVPYNWHWNWHWGGGELANNGVHTLDICRWGMGVDYPTRTTISGGRYCYDDDQITPDTQVVAFEFGDGSQITWQGTSCNKHNVNPFVSFYGTEGSMEVDSNGGYKLFNRANKMVEEVKGKNNGQLAHLTNFVDAVRSGDASTLNQPIAGGHCSTMMCHLGVIAYRTGQPVISDPTNGHVQGPQEQTAMWGREYNPAWEADVTKI; via the coding sequence ATGTTCGATCGCCGTCAATTTATTGCCTCTTCCGTTGCGACCACTGTTGCCGCCACCGCGGCGCAATCGCAAGCCTCTGCCGCCGACGCCGACAAGCCAGTCAAGGTCGGCGTGATGGGCCTTTCACGCGGTATGTCGCTTGCCACCGACCTGGCCAAGATGGACGGTGTCGAAATCAAATACATCTGCGACGTCGACAGCACTCGGCTCGCTTCGGGCGCTGAAAAGCTGGGCAAGATCGCCGGCACGTCTCCCGAGGCGATCACCGATTTCCGCAAGATCTTGGACGACAAAGAAGTCGACGCGTTGATCTGCGCCGCTCCCAACCATTGGCACGGCCCGGCGACGATCATGGCCTGCAAAGCGGGCAAGCACGTTTACGTTGAAAAGCCAGCCAGCCATAACGCCCAAGAAGGGGAATGGATGATCGAGGCGGCTGAAAAATACAACCGCGTCGTCCAGGTGGGCACGCAGCGCCGCAGTGCTCCCGAAATGATCCAAGCGATGGAAAAGCTGCAATCCGGAGCGATCGGCAAGGTCTTCCTGTCGCGCGGCTATTATGTCAACCAACGCGGTTCGATCGGAAAGGTAGAACCGAGTGCACCGCCAGAAAACCTCGATTACGCGCTTTGGGAAGGCCCTGCCCCGCACCGCGAATACAAATCGAACGTCGTTCCTTACAACTGGCACTGGAACTGGCACTGGGGCGGTGGCGAATTGGCCAACAACGGCGTCCACACGTTGGACATCTGTCGTTGGGGAATGGGAGTCGATTATCCGACTCGCACCACGATCTCCGGCGGCCGCTACTGCTACGACGACGATCAAATCACTCCCGACACGCAAGTTGTCGCGTTTGAATTTGGCGATGGCAGCCAGATCACCTGGCAAGGCACTTCGTGCAACAAGCACAACGTCAACCCATTTGTCTCGTTCTACGGAACCGAGGGTTCGATGGAAGTCGACAGCAACGGTGGCTACAAGTTGTTCAATCGAGCCAACAAGATGGTCGAAGAGGTGAAGGGGAAGAACAACGGCCAGCTGGCTCACCTGACCAACTTCGTCGATGCGGTTCGCAGCGGCGATGCTTCCACCCTGAATCAACCAATCGCCGGTGGGCACTGCAGCACGATGATGTGCCACTTGGGCGTGATCGCGTATCGCACCGGCCAACCTGTCATCTCCGATCCGACCAACGGCCACGTTCAAGGGCCGCAGGAACAGACGGCTATGTGGGGACGCGAGTACAACCCAGCTTGGGAAGCTGACGTAACGAAGATCTAA
- a CDS encoding coiled-coil domain-containing protein, which produces MPTSGSEVLREMTRAIQNAKSQRDALQSQHREILQQTDDLVGQRGQTLVELAESYLPELSQTTVRQVWNEIRPAIQDVLLRKEARHRELVAEHQRLEAVQTQLRGELQTLNGKLDAIYGERDSLSKQLSEQLSGDPAFQQLTDKAAIAEINLQRAESSLAEVEHDVIAKLPAYQRSRLFQYLHKRKMGTPQYTARGWRRRMDRWVGRLIDYPKARKSYEFLSEVPGKMRELIAERRDALNQLLDRLERSQQKVAAELGLDKVLDQIESREDQRDDLLEQLEQTVVQTNANGAEIDKLLDSEGPYYAEAIDKYRRLLEQTHTLTLEQRAAQSPDPIDDQLVARLKHLDEEIQQFQKAADARRRQLKEAEDFAESIDYLVQQFQRARFDDSRSYFDDKLNIRESLSRLADGRERPDLLWQHIRRHQHTAPNWYEENSRRVVNAANSPMGQILLQTMAHAAGAALRESARRAGSRRMSYPTSSTRSSSRTTSRPRMPTPKRSGFSTRKGF; this is translated from the coding sequence ATGCCAACCTCCGGTTCCGAAGTGCTTCGCGAGATGACTCGCGCGATCCAAAATGCCAAGAGTCAGCGCGACGCGTTGCAATCGCAGCATCGCGAGATCCTGCAGCAGACCGACGACCTGGTCGGTCAGCGCGGGCAGACGTTGGTCGAATTGGCGGAGAGCTATCTTCCCGAGCTGAGTCAGACGACGGTGCGGCAGGTCTGGAATGAGATCCGCCCGGCGATTCAGGATGTGTTGCTGCGGAAAGAGGCTCGGCATCGTGAATTGGTCGCCGAGCACCAGCGGTTGGAGGCGGTCCAAACGCAGCTGCGCGGCGAACTGCAGACGCTCAACGGCAAGTTGGACGCTATTTATGGCGAGCGTGATTCGCTCAGCAAACAGCTCAGTGAACAGCTGTCGGGCGATCCCGCCTTCCAACAACTGACCGACAAAGCGGCGATCGCGGAAATCAATCTGCAGCGAGCCGAATCGAGTTTGGCTGAGGTCGAACACGATGTGATCGCCAAGCTGCCCGCGTATCAGCGGAGTCGGTTGTTTCAGTATCTGCACAAGCGAAAGATGGGAACGCCGCAATACACAGCCCGTGGCTGGCGTCGGCGGATGGATCGTTGGGTTGGCCGGCTGATCGATTATCCCAAGGCGCGGAAGAGTTATGAGTTCTTGAGCGAAGTGCCCGGCAAGATGCGGGAATTGATCGCCGAGCGACGCGATGCGCTCAACCAGTTGTTGGATCGATTGGAGCGATCGCAGCAGAAGGTCGCCGCCGAACTTGGCCTGGACAAGGTCTTGGATCAAATCGAATCGCGCGAAGACCAACGCGACGATCTGTTGGAGCAACTGGAACAGACGGTTGTGCAGACCAACGCAAACGGCGCCGAGATCGACAAGCTGTTGGACAGCGAAGGGCCGTATTACGCCGAGGCGATCGATAAATATCGACGGCTGTTGGAACAGACCCATACGCTGACTTTGGAGCAGCGGGCGGCGCAGTCTCCCGATCCGATCGACGACCAATTGGTCGCGCGTTTAAAACATCTCGACGAAGAGATCCAGCAGTTCCAGAAGGCTGCCGACGCTCGCCGCCGGCAGTTGAAAGAAGCTGAGGACTTCGCCGAATCGATCGACTATCTGGTCCAGCAGTTCCAGCGGGCGCGGTTCGATGATTCGCGGAGCTATTTCGACGACAAGCTGAACATCCGCGAATCGCTCAGCCGTTTAGCCGATGGCCGCGAGCGCCCCGATCTGTTGTGGCAACACATCCGTCGCCACCAGCACACCGCGCCGAACTGGTACGAGGAAAACTCGCGTCGAGTCGTCAATGCAGCGAATTCACCGATGGGGCAGATCCTGTTGCAGACGATGGCTCACGCCGCGGGAGCAGCGCTCCGCGAAAGCGCACGCCGGGCCGGATCGCGAAGGATGAGCTACCCTACGTCGTCGACGCGATCGTCCAGTCGAACGACAAGCCGGCCGAGAATGCCAACTCCCAAACGCTCCGGTTTTAGCACCCGCAAAGGGTTTTAG
- a CDS encoding SurA N-terminal domain-containing protein has translation MTGPLSIFRRNQKAMVAALAGLAMVAFVVLPALQVYLDSTRGGVGGSEAVATIGGEEIDMAKMNRYVRNHQMTTRFLADLAQQVMEKGGRPQVPGFVVDQQGNVQRVGISNQLSLDNALRTYLLSRKAKEMGFDLDDGAIDQWLRLYANDKVNENDMYALLSQSSDNQIGRYQLASVLKTELLANAVERVGQTGIAAGAQPLTSPGESWELFKQMNQQATIDAYPILVADFTDKVSDDQLPESEVKALYEEYKDTLPNPDSATPGFRRNYSANVEYLTASFDNFLEAEKKKISDDVMRAEYDRLVAQGRFKVTVTEETPAEETKTEKPADAPKAEAPAEEPKQEAADKAEATDKKEEASEDQSSATRRSMFRLAAFRPQDDDKEEAEEEKPAEEKPADKPKAEEDKPAADAKEEKAKPAEEKKAEPAKSEEAPKADKPAEEKPADAKPEMKAEEAKPAEEKKAEPAKSEEAPKADKPAEEKPADAKPEMKAEEAKPAEEKKAEPAKSEEEPKADKPAEEKPADAKPEMKAEEAKPAEEKKAEPAKSEEKPKAEKPAEEKPADAKPEMKAEEAKPAEESPAAELTPPEPAKTRVQTFEEVKDQVASELALPAARAAMQKAMAQAESEMKRYFGARMLWQGDKDQGKKVGEPPAFSLKELGEALGLQYGVTGMQDPISVADQPIANSQTQGMGFGGGDSFASLIYNNQFPNYTPKRTDSNPPGSAFVFWKTEQREPFTPEFDEIEPEVKDALRLQKGRELAKTEAEALAKKLNNANAESITTEIPEAKQTLVISDAGPFTAMQGFGLSVPDLDRVGPDFMKAVFSTSEKAFGSAANQPENTFYVFQVKSTSPDIEKLRDDFMEPAQRMRLRQFANFQAGQLFRDWYASLESEMGVTWENQE, from the coding sequence ATGACAGGCCCACTGTCGATTTTTCGTCGTAATCAAAAGGCAATGGTCGCGGCCTTGGCCGGTTTGGCCATGGTGGCATTTGTCGTCCTTCCAGCACTCCAGGTTTATCTGGATTCGACCCGCGGCGGCGTTGGTGGAAGCGAAGCGGTCGCCACGATTGGTGGTGAAGAAATCGACATGGCGAAAATGAATCGCTATGTACGCAACCATCAGATGACCACCCGCTTCCTGGCCGATCTGGCCCAGCAAGTGATGGAAAAAGGGGGCCGCCCTCAAGTTCCCGGGTTTGTCGTCGATCAACAAGGGAACGTGCAACGCGTCGGCATCTCCAACCAATTGTCGTTGGACAACGCCCTGCGAACCTACCTGCTGTCGCGTAAAGCGAAAGAGATGGGATTCGATCTGGATGACGGTGCAATCGATCAATGGCTGCGTCTGTATGCCAACGACAAAGTCAACGAAAACGACATGTACGCGCTTTTGTCGCAATCGTCGGACAACCAAATCGGCCGCTACCAATTGGCAAGCGTCCTCAAAACCGAACTGCTAGCCAATGCGGTCGAACGCGTCGGCCAAACCGGCATCGCTGCGGGAGCTCAACCGCTGACATCCCCCGGCGAAAGCTGGGAGCTGTTCAAACAGATGAACCAACAAGCGACGATCGATGCCTATCCCATCCTGGTTGCTGACTTCACCGACAAAGTTTCCGACGACCAACTGCCCGAATCGGAAGTCAAAGCGTTGTACGAAGAATACAAAGACACTTTGCCCAACCCCGATTCCGCCACTCCTGGATTCCGTCGCAACTATTCGGCCAACGTCGAATACCTGACCGCTTCGTTCGACAACTTCTTGGAAGCGGAAAAGAAGAAAATCAGCGACGATGTGATGCGTGCCGAATACGACCGCTTGGTCGCTCAAGGCCGATTCAAAGTGACCGTCACCGAAGAAACACCTGCAGAAGAAACGAAGACCGAGAAGCCAGCTGACGCACCGAAGGCCGAAGCACCTGCGGAAGAGCCAAAGCAGGAAGCAGCGGACAAGGCCGAAGCGACCGACAAGAAAGAAGAAGCCTCCGAGGATCAATCTTCGGCAACCCGCCGTTCAATGTTCCGTTTAGCAGCATTCCGCCCGCAAGACGACGACAAGGAAGAGGCGGAAGAAGAAAAGCCTGCTGAAGAAAAGCCGGCCGACAAACCAAAGGCGGAAGAAGACAAACCGGCTGCTGACGCAAAGGAAGAAAAGGCCAAGCCAGCCGAAGAGAAGAAAGCCGAACCAGCCAAGAGCGAAGAAGCACCAAAAGCTGACAAGCCGGCCGAAGAAAAGCCAGCAGATGCCAAGCCGGAGATGAAGGCGGAAGAAGCCAAGCCAGCTGAAGAGAAGAAAGCTGAACCGGCCAAGAGCGAAGAAGCACCAAAAGCTGACAAGCCGGCCGAAGAAAAGCCAGCAGATGCCAAGCCGGAGATGAAGGCGGAAGAAGCCAAGCCAGCTGAAGAGAAGAAAGCCGAACCGGCCAAGAGCGAAGAAGAGCCGAAGGCGGACAAGCCTGCTGAAGAAAAGCCGGCCGACGCCAAGCCCGAGATGAAGGCTGAAGAAGCCAAACCGGCTGAAGAAAAGAAAGCCGAACCGGCCAAGAGCGAAGAAAAGCCGAAAGCAGAAAAGCCTGCTGAGGAAAAGCCGGCCGACGCCAAGCCCGAGATGAAGGCTGAAGAAGCCAAGCCAGCTGAAGAATCGCCTGCGGCTGAGCTGACACCACCGGAACCAGCGAAGACTCGCGTCCAAACGTTTGAAGAAGTGAAGGATCAAGTTGCCAGCGAACTGGCGCTGCCGGCGGCACGCGCCGCGATGCAGAAAGCGATGGCGCAAGCCGAAAGCGAAATGAAACGTTACTTTGGCGCACGCATGCTGTGGCAGGGAGACAAGGACCAAGGAAAGAAAGTTGGCGAACCACCTGCCTTCAGCCTGAAGGAACTGGGCGAGGCATTGGGGCTGCAATACGGCGTGACCGGAATGCAGGATCCGATCTCGGTCGCCGATCAACCGATCGCCAACTCACAAACCCAAGGGATGGGATTCGGCGGTGGCGATTCGTTTGCCAGCCTGATCTACAACAACCAATTCCCGAACTACACCCCCAAGCGAACCGACAGCAACCCGCCGGGATCGGCTTTCGTCTTCTGGAAGACCGAACAGCGCGAGCCGTTCACTCCCGAATTCGATGAGATCGAACCGGAAGTCAAAGATGCGCTGCGATTGCAGAAGGGACGCGAATTGGCAAAAACCGAAGCGGAAGCGTTGGCGAAAAAGTTGAACAACGCCAATGCGGAATCGATTACGACCGAAATCCCTGAAGCCAAACAGACCTTGGTGATCAGCGACGCCGGACCGTTCACGGCGATGCAAGGCTTTGGATTGAGCGTTCCAGATCTGGACCGCGTCGGCCCCGACTTCATGAAAGCTGTCTTCTCGACCTCCGAGAAAGCGTTTGGTAGCGCGGCGAATCAACCGGAGAACACGTTCTACGTCTTCCAGGTGAAATCGACGTCGCCCGACATCGAAAAGCTCCGCGATGACTTCATGGAACCAGCTCAACGGATGCGACTGCGACAGTTCGCCAACTTCCAAGCGGGCCAGCTGTTCCGCGATTGGTACGCTTCGCTGGAATCCGAGATGGGCGTGACTTGGGAAAACCAAGAGTAA
- a CDS encoding DUF6384 family protein, which translates to MNASQNASANAAQAATDDPSPADDAASLSLPEMLRVLEVARQMREDRQTAEVALRRDEVRTQIRRKLIESAKVTGEEVSDAEVDAAIEQYFETMHVLKEPKFGFESLLAHVYVMRRRVAAGAAAVTVALAVTWYAFLSPWAPLSPTVRAERAAALQVEQSQVLLQQIESASLDPDATAEASRLMAEVQAAGAANPAAATAAHERLNKLWGQMQKQYEVHIVSGASEMSAFERDFTDDQGTRLAGYYVVVETRSPEGRVLRQSIRNAETGEEQLVARWAERVSKDVYERLRDDKVSDGVLNETLFAVKRRGEIEERVQIPTRSGEKLQRKAQITNW; encoded by the coding sequence ATGAATGCATCACAAAACGCCTCCGCCAACGCTGCACAAGCGGCGACCGACGATCCTTCGCCGGCCGACGACGCCGCTTCGCTTTCGTTGCCCGAGATGCTTCGCGTGCTGGAAGTCGCGCGGCAGATGCGCGAAGACCGCCAGACGGCCGAAGTCGCGCTGCGCCGCGACGAGGTTCGGACCCAGATCCGCCGCAAGTTGATCGAATCGGCGAAGGTCACCGGCGAAGAGGTCAGCGACGCGGAGGTGGATGCCGCGATCGAACAATACTTCGAGACGATGCACGTGTTGAAAGAGCCTAAGTTTGGGTTCGAATCGCTGTTGGCTCACGTCTATGTGATGCGGCGACGCGTCGCCGCCGGGGCTGCTGCGGTGACGGTCGCTCTTGCGGTCACCTGGTATGCATTCCTGTCACCCTGGGCACCACTGAGCCCCACGGTTCGGGCGGAGCGTGCTGCGGCGTTGCAAGTCGAACAATCGCAGGTCTTGTTGCAGCAGATCGAATCGGCTTCGTTGGATCCCGATGCCACCGCCGAAGCGTCGCGATTGATGGCTGAGGTGCAAGCGGCTGGTGCGGCGAACCCTGCTGCTGCCACGGCGGCTCACGAGCGGTTGAACAAGTTGTGGGGGCAGATGCAAAAGCAGTACGAGGTTCACATCGTTTCGGGTGCCAGCGAGATGTCGGCTTTCGAACGCGACTTTACCGATGATCAAGGGACGCGGTTGGCCGGATATTACGTGGTCGTCGAAACGCGTTCGCCCGAGGGACGCGTGCTGCGACAATCGATCCGCAACGCCGAAACGGGTGAAGAGCAGTTGGTCGCTCGTTGGGCCGAACGGGTTTCCAAAGATGTCTACGAGCGATTGCGGGACGACAAAGTGTCCGATGGCGTGCTGAACGAAACCTTGTTTGCGGTCAAGCGTCGCGGCGAGATCGAGGAACGGGTTCAGATCCCAACGCGTAGCGGCGAAAAGCTGCAGCGGAAAGCTCAGATTACCAACTGGTAG